From the Zymomonas mobilis subsp. pomaceae ATCC 29192 genome, the window AATGTTATGCCTGCATTGGGTTCCGACTGGAGTGCGATTGTTGCGGACATAACATTGGAACGAAAAGGACAATCCGTTACCTTAAATCCTGAACTTCGCCATTTTACTAACCCTGTAACGGATGTCAGTGAAACAGCCCTCAAGACAACCAGGGCAGGCCAGCTCTATCTTGTTTTGGGACAGCAAGGGGAGGATGGGCGCTGGCAAATACGCGGTTGGTGGAAACCCATGATAACCTTGATCTGGATCGGCGGATTTTTATCAGCGGCGGGAGGACTTTTGGTATTATTGGACAGGCTAATTAAAAAACTAAGGCAGTCTGTATTTTTTTCTCATCATGCTTATGAGAGAGAAAGGCCCAATTTATGAAGCCTTGGATAAAATGGTTGCCCTTTTTGGCCTTTGTCGCGTGCTTTTTACTCTTTCGCTTTTCGTTGATGCACCCCACAAATTCGACAGTACCCTCAAAACAAATTGGCCGCGCTTTACCCGATTTTCATTTAGAACCGGCCTTATCGGACATGGCCGGTCTGTCAACGACAGATTTTAAAGATGGCCATCCCCATTTTCTGAATATATTTGCCAGTTGGTGCCTCCCTTGTGCTGAAGAGGGCGCTTCTCTCATGGCGCTTCACGATGCAGGTATTCCGGTTATGGCGATTGCTGTTCGTGATCGCGCAGAAGATATTACCCGTTTTCTCAACCGGCACGGTAATCCCTATCAGGCTATCGGTCAGGATCAGGGCAGTCATGTTCAAATTGCCATTGGATCATCCGGTGTGCCTGAAAGCTTCCTTATAGATGGTCAAGGCATTATTCGCTATCAGCATATCGGCCCTATTACAGAACAGGATTTACCGCAACTGATGACGATCTGGAGACAGTTACCGTCATGAAACCTTATTCGTTTTTCAAAAATATAGCGGTTATCATAGGTATTTTAAGCCTGTTCGTAGGCGGCACCTCCTTTGTTATGGCCGATCAACCCCATGATCCTTATGCCGATCGGCCTCTTAAAGAGGCGGCACAGGAGGATAAGGCGCAAAATTTAATGACCTCTTTACGGTGCCTCGTCTGTCAGGGGCAATCTATTGCCGATTCTAATGCAGCGATGGCCGCTGATATGCGGGCTATTGTCAGACATGATATTGAACAAGGGCAATCTCCTGAAGCTATCCGGCAATGGTTCATTGATCGTTATGGTGACTGGGTCAGTTATAAACCGACATGGTCAAAACGAAATTGGCCTTTATGGCTATTTCCCCTTTTTGTACTACTAGGCGGTCTTCTTTTGTTACGGCGCTTATTCAGGAAAGAAAAACCATGAATGGCTGGATTATAGCAGCCCTGCTATCGGCACTTGTTTTTCTCTCCCTTTGGAAGATAGGCCGCTTACCTCTTATAGCTTTACAAGCGGTTGCCGCCGTTTTGTGTTTCGGTCTGGCTGGCTATGCTTGGCAAGGACAGCCTTTCTTAAAAGGCCATCCGGCAGAAAATATTCCGAAAAATAATCAGCAAAATGATCCGTTTATCCAGGATCGCTGGATGCTGTTTCCCCATTATGGCGAAGATTCACGCGCCTTGATTACTTCTGATGCCTTCATTAAACAGGGACAATATGCCTATGCTGTCGGGTGGTTAAAAAGCGAAATTCGCCGCCGCCCAAAAAGTGCTATGCTTTGGACAGCTTTAGGGGATGCCTTGGTTCAGGCTTCTGATGGACGGGTTGTCCCTGCGGCTAAATTATCCTTTGAACAGGCTGAAAAACTGGCCCCTAAGTCAGCGGCTGGCCCTGCTTATTTTTATGCCGTTGCCTTGCTAGGGGAAGGACATTTAGACCAAACCCTTGTTATCTGGCATCATTTACTAGACGAAGCCCCAGAAAAAGCCCTCTGGCGTCATAATATCGAAGAACGCATGGCTATTCTCGAAAGACTGAAAAACAGTCTATCCGATGAAAGTCATTGAACAATAAATTATTTACCCTTGTTTTTCTTAAGAGGATGCTATGAAAAAATATCTTATTTGTTGCTTGCCGCTTTTGATCGCGGCAGCCCCATCATCGGACAAGTTGAAAACAGGACAATGGGAAGAAGTTGTCCAGAATATGGTTGTTCATGTCGATGGCCAAACCCATCCCACGGGCAAGACCGAGCGTACTCTTCATTGTGTGAAGGAAGAAGATAGTGATCCTCGGGTCGTTTTCTCAAAAACCCAAGAACATTGCACAGTTTCTCAGCTTGACATCAAAAACGGCAATTTTACTGTAAAACAGGCCTGCTCTTCCGAGGCGCAAGTGCCTTTCCGTGAAATGACGGTTAAGGGGAGCTATACCCCTGAAAATTACAAAATGACCTATACTATAGTCAGTGGTACGCCAGACCGTCCGGCCATTATGACGGCTGATATTTCTGCTCATTATATAGGCGTCTGCCCAGCATCCACCGATGCATCCCATTCTTCTTCAGGCAGAGCACCCGCTAACCCGCAATAAAATTTATTCTTTTCTTTATGTTAAGCCTTCGGCTTTTATAAAAGAACCTGAATTTTAGGATAGCACTCGGCTGCCACATCAACAGTTCAACAGAATATGGTAAAGGAAAGATGCATGAAAAGACTTTGGCTTCTCTCATGGCCTCTGCTGCTAGCCGCAGCGCCTGCCGATTCTGATTATCTAGCGGCTGGTCAGTGGCAGTCCTCAATTGATATTGAAACTGTGACCTTGGATGGTAAGCTGCTGCCGGATAAAAAACCTGCAACATTACAGCCTGTCCGTTGTGTCAAAAATACCGAAAATAAACCCATGACCTTCTTTGCTTATTCTGATGATCCCGAATGTCAGATCATTTCTTTGGTCGCAGGGAAGGGGCATGTGGCTATGAAAGGTGTATGCAGTCGAAACGGTAAAAATTTGACGGGGATTGAAACAGACGGCAGCTATCATTTGCGTGATTATGATATGGCTTATATTCTGCACAATGATGAATCCGGCCATAATATGGAAATAAAAGGCCATATGACCGGCCATTATTTGGGGCTTTGCCCTGCGAGTGACAAAAACTCAGGCGAGATTACACTACCTAAAAAAACTATACCCTGACTAAGAAACTATACCTTAAAAAAAGCTACCGGCCTTTTTTAATCAAAAGGGCAATTTTTGATGAAGGTTATAATCTGAGGTCTTAAACCTACGGATTGCCTATAGGACGCTTTATCCAATAGTCCAATAGCATGCCTTTGATGCTCTGTCTTACGGTTACGGCGCGCCGCTTTTCGAGGCGACTATTCTTGATACAGGGTGTATTTTTCCTATTTTTCGGACAGTTTCAGACAGAAAAAAAGGCCAATGGAAAACCATAGGCCTTTTAATAAAGCATCTGTTTAAAAAAACAGACAAGCTATAGCCTAGGCTATAGCTTCATCATCTGCATCAACCTTGACGGGCTTTAAAACGACGCACCGTCTTATTGATGATATAAGTGCGGCCACGCCGGCGAATCACCCGATTGTCGCGATGGCGCTCTTTTAATGATTTGAGCGAATTGCGGATTTTCATGGCCGGACTACCTGCCTTCATCTTGAATTAGGAAAAATGAGGCCTCTGCCTATTCGTTGAAAGACGGTAAGTCAAGGGGATAAGCTATATATTCCGATAGAAAGCCCGTATTTTTAAAGAATACGCTCTGCCTATCTCTTCCATCATGAGGTCTCATTCATAAAATAGGCATGTTTTTTCTTTATGATTTTAAAAAATTTCTCTTTCTAGGGTGACAGCCTGATAGAGAAGGCGTTGTTCGTGTGGATGGAGACTATGTTGAGGCCTTTAATGATAAAATCCCAAAAAACAGGCGATAAGGTTATCCAATCGGCCTTGCGGCACAGTTTTCAGAAAAAACTAACAGCCAAGCTAGTGCGCTACAAATCTAAGATGCTCTTTTCTTGTCTGCTCTCAGTTACCTTAAGCGGCAGTATGTTTCTTTCTGCCTGTGCAGGGGGCAAGCACATGCCCGTCGAGGTCACACGATTTCATACAGCCCAACTTGTAGCGGGGGGCAGTCTAGCGATAATGCCACATGATCCGACGATGAAAAATACGTTTGAATATCAAAAATACAGTGCAAGTCTGGCGACAATCCTGACACAGGTGGGCTTTCAGGTTGTTCCCAATCCCCAACAAGCTGATTTTATCCTGACATATGATGTCATGCGCGGCACGCGGTATCAAAATAATGCCATTAATGCCGGAGATAATCGTCCCCATGGGGGCATCAGCATGGGCGGTGGTTACGGTAGCGGTGGCGGCGGCTTTGGGGGCGGTTTTGGCGGCGGCGGCATCGGCTTCGGTGGGGGATGGGGCGGTGGTGGCACCGGCGGAATTAGTATTGGCGGAGGCGGCGGAGGTGGCCGTTATGGTGGCGGCGGCGGCGGGATCAGCACCGGATTTTCTATTCCGGTTGGTAATGGTTATCGTACAAGCCCAAGAGTAGAAACCATGCTAACAGCCCAACTTAGCCGTCATGATACGCATCAGGTTATCTGGGAAGGCCATGCCAAAACGCAGGCAAAAAGTAACGCACCAGAAGGCAATCCTGATTGGGCGGTCAATCGGTTAGCTACGGCTATGTTCAGTAATTTCCCCGGCCCTTCAGGCGAAATGGAAAAAATAAAATGACTATTCACATAAATGCTGCTTTTGATGGTGGTAATATTTATGTTCTCAATCAGAACGGCGCTCAATTTGATCTGGAGATTATAAAAGATAATCAATCAGATTTTTATCAGTGGTTTTATTTTAAAGTAACGGGTGCCAAGGGGCAGCCCTTGGAATTAGCTATCCATAATTGCGAGTCTTCCGCATTTCCAGCGGGTTGGGAAGATTATAAGGCGCGGGTTTCGGAAGACCGTTGTGATTGGCATCTGGCAGATACACACTATGAGGACGGGATATTAACGATCCGTTATACGCCCAAGCAAAATATTGTTTATTTTGCCTATTTTGCTCCTTATTCCATGGAACGCCATCATGATTTGATTGCCCGTATTTCGGGTTGTTCTGGGGTCGGCTATGAACAATTGGGCACTAGTCTGGATGGCCAGAGTATTGATTGCCTGACAATGGGGGAGGGGCAGCGTTCAATATGGCTTATGGCACGCCAGCATCCGGGTGAAACCATGGCCGAATGGTGGATGGAAGGTGCGCTTGAACGATTGACCGATGAAAATGATAGTGTCGCACGTCTTTTGCGTCAGAAAGCCCGATTTCACATCGTCCCTAATATGAATCCAGATGGGTCTAGCCGTGGTCATCTGCGTACAAATGCCGCCGGTGCCAATCTTAACCGCGAATGGGCAGAACCGACTAAAGAACGCAGTCCTGAAGTTTTGGCTGTCCGCAATCATATGGATAAAACGGGCGTTGATTTTGTGATGGATGTTCACGGGGATGAAGCTATTCCGCATGTTTTCCTTGCCGGTTTTGAAGGTATTCCCGACCTCAAACGTGAACAGGACAAGCTATTCAGACGTTATCGGAATAAACTGGCTAAATATACGCCCGATTTTCAGAGGAGTTTTGGCTATGGTGAAGATGCTGCGGGACAGGCCAATCTTGCCTTAGCTACTAACCAATTGGCTTATCGTTTTAAGGCTATTTCGATGACTCTCGAAATGCCCTTTAAAGACCATATCGACGTAGAAGACCCCAAAAGAGGTTGGTCACCGGAAAGATCCAAACAATTGGCAAGAGATTGCCTGGCAGTTTTAGCCGATTTTATTGATAACTTGCCCTTCTCTGGAAATGATCTTGCGTAGCGAAACTATTAGGGGCAATCGTAATTTTGCTTCTGATAGCAGTTTTAATAAAGACGATAGCCGCTATTAGTAAAAGTCGTTGGTCTGCATCATTTTCACGAAAGTTGATGGCATTTTTGCTGACCATGCAGGCTGTCGGCGTTAATTATGCATGGCTTCTGTTGTTGATTCGGAAATTGTAACGGTTTACCGAACTAACAAATAACGAAGAGATATTGAAAGGAGTGGAATATGCCCACGCTCGTTTTGTCCCGTCACGGACAGTCCGAATGGAACCTTGAAAACCGTTTCACCGGCTGGTGGGATGTTAATCTGACTGAACAGGGTGTTCAGGAAGCTTTGGCCGGCGGTAAGGCTCTTGCTGATAAGGGTTTCGAATTCGATATCGCTTTTACCAGTGTGCTTACCCGCGCTATCAAAACGACCAATCTTATTCTTGAAGCCGGTAAAAGCCTTTGGGTCCCGACTGAAAAAGATTGGCGTTTGAATGAACGTCACTATGGTGGTCTGACTGGCCTTAACAAGGCCGAAACGGCTGCCAAGCATGGTGAAGAACAGGTTCATATCTGGCGTCGTTCTTATGACGTTCCACCGCCTCCGATGGAAAAAGGCGATAAATTCGATCTTTCCGGTGATCGTCGTTATGCTGGTATTCCTATTCCAGTAACCGAAAGCCTGAAAGACACTGTTGCTCGCGTGCTGCCTTATTGGGAAGAACGCATTGCTCCCGAACTGAAAGCCGGCAAGCGCGTTTTGATCGGTGCTCACGGTAACTCATTGCGTGCTCTCGTTAAGCATCTGTCGAAGATGTCGGATGATGAAATCGTGAAGTTCGAACTGCCAACGGGTCAACCTTTGGTTTATGAACTGAATGATGATCTCACGCCGAAGGATCGTTATTTCCTTAACGAGCGTTGATTATAAGTCCTTATTTATAAGGCTTTTCATTTCCGGTCAGGGAGAAATCCTTGGCCGGAAAGTCGTTTTAGGCCTTTTTTCTAAAAATTAATCTATTTGTTTAGACCTCTTAGAATTGACATTTATTTATAATTTAAAAAATAAAATAACACTTCTTATAAAAAATTATTCCCCTCTTTATGGAACATAAAAATTAACAAAATGTTCTATATATAGACAATAAATTATCATAAAATTTAGACTATTCTATTTTCTTCTTAAAATTTTAAGAAATTTAATTTTCTAAAAAGATAATAATTTGTTTTCCAGAGAGGAATTCTATGCGCGTCGCGATATTCAGTTCGAAAAACTATGATCATCATTCCATTGAAAAAGAAAATAAGCATTATGGACATGATCTTATCTTCCTGAATGAACGACTAACTAGAAAAACAGCGCCCAAAGCAAAGGGCTCTCAAGCTGTATGTATTTTTGTCAATGATGAAGCTGACGCCGAAGTTCTCGAAATTCTCGCTGAACTAGGTATCAAATTAATTGCTTTACGCTGTGCCGGTTATAATAACGTTGATCTAGAAACTGCTAAAAAATTAAATCTTAAAGTCGTTCGTGTTCCAGCCTACTCTCCTTATTCAGTCGCTGAATATGCCGTTGGAATGTTGCTTACGCTTAATCGACAGATTTCACGTGGTCTACACCGTGTCCGAGATAATAACTTTTCTCTGGAAGGTCTAATCGGTCTTGATATCCATAAAAAGACGGTCGGTATTATTGGGGTTGGCCATATCGGAAGTGTCTTTGCCCATATTATGAAGCATGGCTTCGGGGCTAATGTTATTGCCTATGCCCCCCGTCCTAAGCCAGAGCAGGCAGAGAAGATCGGTTTTCAGCATGTTTCTTTGGAAGAACTTATTGAAACCAGTGACATTATCTCGCTTCATTGTCCTTTAACCCCTGAAAATCATTATATGATTAATAAAAATACCTTAGCTAAAGCTAAAAAAGGGTTTTATTTGATTAATACGAGCCGTGGGGGGCTGGTAGATACGAAGGCTGTTATTCATGCCCTAAAGTCTAAACATTTAGGCGGTTATGCTGCGGATGTTTATGAAGAAGAGGGGCCTTTATTTTTTGAAAATCATGCCGATGATATTATTGATGATGACATATTGGAACGCCTGATTTCATTTCCTAATGTAGTCTTTACGGGCCATCAGGCCTTCCTGACAAAAGAAGCGCTTTCGAATATTGCTCATAGCATTTTACAGGATATTTCGGATGCAGAAGCCGGTAAAAAATTGCCGGATGCTTTGGTCTAATATCTGAAATTATAATTTTAATCTAAAAGGCAAGGTTAAGTCGTTCTAGGAAATTTAAAGCTGTTTTTATAAAAGCAGTCCTTATATTAGAAACAAGATTCTCTCCTTAACATGCTTTCAAGAGGAATTTCAGCCTTGGGCGGAAATGCTTTTCCTATGACATATCATTCCCATGTTCAACATAGCGGTGTTGAGTTATTAAACGCTGCAAAAACCGCTTTATTAAAAGCAGGAGAACAATGGACTGCTATGCGAAGCGCTGTTTTTGAGGCGTTATCTCAATTTAATACGCCTGCTTCTGCCTATGACATTGCTGATATTGTCTCAAAATCACAGGGCCGTCGAGTTGCAGCCAATAGTATTTATCGTATTCTCGATATTTTTGTCAGTGCGAATCTAGCTCATCGCGTAGAAAGCGCTAATGCTTATATCGTTAATGCCCATCCAGAATGTCGGCATGACTGTATTTTTTTGGTTTGCGACCAATGTAATCGGGTTGTTCATATTGATAATGATCAAATAAGTACTTCGCTGCATGAAATTGTGACAAAAAATAACTTCAAAGTGGAGCGATCTGTTATCGAAATAAGAGGGCAGTGTGCTGATTGTTCAGTAGTTTAATCTGTTGCAATGACTCTTCGCCCCAAAAGCTTTTGTAACTTTTATGTCGCAGTTTTTGGTTATATTCTCTGACTATCTATCCAAGCTGTTCACCTTTGGGACTAATTGATTTAGTTAAAGAGCTTAATTTCGGTTTGATTTAAGGCCTTAAGCTTATGTTCCCGAACAATAAGACGCCATTGCTTGATACCATAAAGACGCCTTCAGACTTGCGTCATTTAGAGCGCATGGAGCTGAGGCAATTGGCGGATGAGTTAAGGAAAGAAACAATATCCGCTGTCGGTGTAACGGGTGGACATTTGGGTTCAGGCTTGGGTGTTATCGAACTGACGATAGCGCTGCATTATGTTTTTGATACACCCAAAGATGCATTGGTATGGGATGTAGGTCATCAGACATATCCGCATAAGATACTGACAGGGCGTCGGGATCGCATACGCACGCTGAGGCAACGGGACGGGTTATCGGGTTTCACGCAGCGGGCAGAAAGCGAATATGATGCGTTTGGGGCCGCGCATAGTTCGACCTCTATTTCTGCGGCGTTAGGTTTTGCGATGGCCAGCAAGTTATCCCATAAAAAGGATAAAGCGGTTGCGATCATCGGTGATGGTTCGATGACAGCGGGCATGGCGTATGAGGCGATGAATAACGCCAAGGCAGCCGGAGAGCGTCTGATTGTCATTTTGAATGACAATGAGATGTCGATTTCCCCGCCCGTTGGTGCGCTTTCTTCTTATTTAAGCCGTTTAATTTCGTCTCGTCCCTTTATGAACCTGCGGGATATTATGCGGGGGGTGGTGAACCGGATGCCGAAAGGGCTGGCGATAGCCGCCCGTAAAGCGGATGAATACGCGCGGGGTATGGCAACCGGCGGCACCCTGTTTGAAGAGCTAGGTTTTTATTATGTTGGGCCGGTAGATGGTCATAATCTGGATCAGCTTATTCCGGTTCTTGAAAATGTGCGCGATGCCAAGGATGGCCCTATTTTAGTCCATGTCGTGACAAGAAAAGGGCAAGGTTATGCGCCAGCGGAAGCCGCCGAAGATAAATATCATGCGGTGCAACGGTTGGATGTCGTTTCCGGTAAGCAGGCCAAGGCGCCTCCGGGGCCTCCCAGCTATACTTCAGTGTTTGCAGAACGCCTTATCAAAGAAGCCCAAGCAGATGATAAGATTGTAGCTATCACGGCTGCGATGCCAACCGGCACGGGTCTCGATCGCTTCCAACAATATTTCCCCGAACGGATGTTTGATGTCGGTATTGCCGAACAACATGCCGTCACCTTTGCGGCCGGTCTGGCGGCTGCCCATTATAAGCCTTTTTGTTGTTTGTATTCGACCTTCCTGCAACGGGGTTATGATCAGCTGGTGCATGACGTAGCGATCCAGAACCTCCCAGTGCGCTTTGCGGTGGATCGGGCGGGCTTGGTTGGGGCTGATGGCGCGACCCATGCCGGAAGTTTTGATCTCGCCTTTATGGTCAATCTTCCCAATATGGTGGTAATGG encodes:
- a CDS encoding redoxin family protein, whose amino-acid sequence is MKPWIKWLPFLAFVACFLLFRFSLMHPTNSTVPSKQIGRALPDFHLEPALSDMAGLSTTDFKDGHPHFLNIFASWCLPCAEEGASLMALHDAGIPVMAIAVRDRAEDITRFLNRHGNPYQAIGQDQGSHVQIAIGSSGVPESFLIDGQGIIRYQHIGPITEQDLPQLMTIWRQLPS
- a CDS encoding cytochrome c-type biogenesis protein; its protein translation is MKPYSFFKNIAVIIGILSLFVGGTSFVMADQPHDPYADRPLKEAAQEDKAQNLMTSLRCLVCQGQSIADSNAAMAADMRAIVRHDIEQGQSPEAIRQWFIDRYGDWVSYKPTWSKRNWPLWLFPLFVLLGGLLLLRRLFRKEKP
- a CDS encoding tetratricopeptide repeat protein, whose product is MNGWIIAALLSALVFLSLWKIGRLPLIALQAVAAVLCFGLAGYAWQGQPFLKGHPAENIPKNNQQNDPFIQDRWMLFPHYGEDSRALITSDAFIKQGQYAYAVGWLKSEIRRRPKSAMLWTALGDALVQASDGRVVPAAKLSFEQAEKLAPKSAAGPAYFYAVALLGEGHLDQTLVIWHHLLDEAPEKALWRHNIEERMAILERLKNSLSDESH
- a CDS encoding DUF3617 domain-containing protein, encoding MKKYLICCLPLLIAAAPSSDKLKTGQWEEVVQNMVVHVDGQTHPTGKTERTLHCVKEEDSDPRVVFSKTQEHCTVSQLDIKNGNFTVKQACSSEAQVPFREMTVKGSYTPENYKMTYTIVSGTPDRPAIMTADISAHYIGVCPASTDASHSSSGRAPANPQ
- a CDS encoding DUF3617 domain-containing protein produces the protein MKRLWLLSWPLLLAAAPADSDYLAAGQWQSSIDIETVTLDGKLLPDKKPATLQPVRCVKNTENKPMTFFAYSDDPECQIISLVAGKGHVAMKGVCSRNGKNLTGIETDGSYHLRDYDMAYILHNDESGHNMEIKGHMTGHYLGLCPASDKNSGEITLPKKTIP
- the ykgO gene encoding type B 50S ribosomal protein L36 is translated as MKIRNSLKSLKERHRDNRVIRRRGRTYIINKTVRRFKARQG
- a CDS encoding DUF4136 domain-containing protein; its protein translation is MIKSQKTGDKVIQSALRHSFQKKLTAKLVRYKSKMLFSCLLSVTLSGSMFLSACAGGKHMPVEVTRFHTAQLVAGGSLAIMPHDPTMKNTFEYQKYSASLATILTQVGFQVVPNPQQADFILTYDVMRGTRYQNNAINAGDNRPHGGISMGGGYGSGGGGFGGGFGGGGIGFGGGWGGGGTGGISIGGGGGGGRYGGGGGGISTGFSIPVGNGYRTSPRVETMLTAQLSRHDTHQVIWEGHAKTQAKSNAPEGNPDWAVNRLATAMFSNFPGPSGEMEKIK
- a CDS encoding M14 family metallopeptidase; translated protein: MTIHINAAFDGGNIYVLNQNGAQFDLEIIKDNQSDFYQWFYFKVTGAKGQPLELAIHNCESSAFPAGWEDYKARVSEDRCDWHLADTHYEDGILTIRYTPKQNIVYFAYFAPYSMERHHDLIARISGCSGVGYEQLGTSLDGQSIDCLTMGEGQRSIWLMARQHPGETMAEWWMEGALERLTDENDSVARLLRQKARFHIVPNMNPDGSSRGHLRTNAAGANLNREWAEPTKERSPEVLAVRNHMDKTGVDFVMDVHGDEAIPHVFLAGFEGIPDLKREQDKLFRRYRNKLAKYTPDFQRSFGYGEDAAGQANLALATNQLAYRFKAISMTLEMPFKDHIDVEDPKRGWSPERSKQLARDCLAVLADFIDNLPFSGNDLA
- the gpmA gene encoding 2,3-diphosphoglycerate-dependent phosphoglycerate mutase, encoding MPTLVLSRHGQSEWNLENRFTGWWDVNLTEQGVQEALAGGKALADKGFEFDIAFTSVLTRAIKTTNLILEAGKSLWVPTEKDWRLNERHYGGLTGLNKAETAAKHGEEQVHIWRRSYDVPPPPMEKGDKFDLSGDRRYAGIPIPVTESLKDTVARVLPYWEERIAPELKAGKRVLIGAHGNSLRALVKHLSKMSDDEIVKFELPTGQPLVYELNDDLTPKDRYFLNER
- a CDS encoding 2-hydroxyacid dehydrogenase, translated to MRVAIFSSKNYDHHSIEKENKHYGHDLIFLNERLTRKTAPKAKGSQAVCIFVNDEADAEVLEILAELGIKLIALRCAGYNNVDLETAKKLNLKVVRVPAYSPYSVAEYAVGMLLTLNRQISRGLHRVRDNNFSLEGLIGLDIHKKTVGIIGVGHIGSVFAHIMKHGFGANVIAYAPRPKPEQAEKIGFQHVSLEELIETSDIISLHCPLTPENHYMINKNTLAKAKKGFYLINTSRGGLVDTKAVIHALKSKHLGGYAADVYEEEGPLFFENHADDIIDDDILERLISFPNVVFTGHQAFLTKEALSNIAHSILQDISDAEAGKKLPDALV
- a CDS encoding Fur family transcriptional regulator translates to MTYHSHVQHSGVELLNAAKTALLKAGEQWTAMRSAVFEALSQFNTPASAYDIADIVSKSQGRRVAANSIYRILDIFVSANLAHRVESANAYIVNAHPECRHDCIFLVCDQCNRVVHIDNDQISTSLHEIVTKNNFKVERSVIEIRGQCADCSVV
- the dxs gene encoding 1-deoxy-D-xylulose-5-phosphate synthase, whose product is MFPNNKTPLLDTIKTPSDLRHLERMELRQLADELRKETISAVGVTGGHLGSGLGVIELTIALHYVFDTPKDALVWDVGHQTYPHKILTGRRDRIRTLRQRDGLSGFTQRAESEYDAFGAAHSSTSISAALGFAMASKLSHKKDKAVAIIGDGSMTAGMAYEAMNNAKAAGERLIVILNDNEMSISPPVGALSSYLSRLISSRPFMNLRDIMRGVVNRMPKGLAIAARKADEYARGMATGGTLFEELGFYYVGPVDGHNLDQLIPVLENVRDAKDGPILVHVVTRKGQGYAPAEAAEDKYHAVQRLDVVSGKQAKAPPGPPSYTSVFAERLIKEAQADDKIVAITAAMPTGTGLDRFQQYFPERMFDVGIAEQHAVTFAAGLAAAHYKPFCCLYSTFLQRGYDQLVHDVAIQNLPVRFAVDRAGLVGADGATHAGSFDLAFMVNLPNMVVMAPSDEAELSSMVHTMAQYDKGPISVRYPRGNGIGVTLPENPETLTIGKGRLLRRGKTVAILSLGTRLEESLKAADRLDAQGLSTSVADMRFAKPLDETLTRHLLKTHKVIVTVEEGALGGFATQVLTMASDEGLMDEGLKIRTLRLPDRFQPQDKPEIQYAEAGLDADGIVAAVISALHRNAKPVELVEIANLGNIARA